The region CGATCCATGATGGGCCGCCGGAGATGGTCTTGGGATTGAGGTCGTAGGCCGCCGCGATCAGCAGCTTGAGGGTGTAGTACTTTTCGACAAAGCGGTGCGGTCCCTGCATGGTGATGTATTGGGGGGTCTTATCGGCAGGCTCTACCGGCTTGATGGTGGCTACTTCAAAGGCGTCGAATTTGGGGCGCGGAGAGGGAGGCTGCGAGGGGGCCTGCGCGAGTATTCCGGATGTCGAGGCTATAAGAGCTGCAATCGCAATGTGTCGGAGCATAGTTTGTCCCCTCGCGTAGAGAGATTCGCTTGAGTGGCTTTCATCTTATGCCAAAGGGAGTGATTACAGTGCGAAGGTAGGAGTGCGATCGTTGCGGACGTGTAGAACACCAAGATAAATTCGTTTATTGACACATAAATGCATACATAATAATATTCGTCGGTGCCTGCGCAAAATACCTTCGTTTGAGGGTGGAAATCAGTGCTGAGATTCAAGCGATTTTTGCACTCTTGGTATACGTTACGTTTGTCACGGCACCGCTCAAGGCAATCTCTCAGTCCTCTGGCAATGAAACGCCTCTCCGAATTGGCATTGCTTGATGACGTCCTTGCGGTGGATTTTCATGGCTATTTGGAGAGCGTGCATGCGGATACGGTATTGGCACCACCTTCTCAATTTGGTGAAACTGTGAAATTTCAAAGGCTCGGTGCGTTGAGACGATGAGCATTCGTATCCCCATTGTTGTAGGCGCGTCTATTTTGATTTTGATGGTTCATTCCGGACAAGGTATAGCGCAAAGTGCTAGTGTTTCGCAGGAAGCTAATGCAACTACTACACCAGTGCCGGTTGTACATTTGAAATTTGAAACTGCACAGGTGCCGGTTGCTCTGCCTTCCCTGGTAGTTGCTGGATTACCGTTATGTGGATTCAAAGATTCGGAGTTGCTTGAGTTTGCGATGCCTCCGAACTATGTCGAACGTGGGTTGTATTCAATCACAGCCGGTAAAGAAGTTCGCACGTTTTCGATAGCTGATCCAACGGACAGGAAGTTTCTTCGCAACTTTCTCCAGTTCGATGCGAACGACTCAGGTGCCTATATCCTTACTGCCACTACGCATCGCTTTCAGAAGGATGCATCTGGAAATGCCGTTCAGGGTGACGTGGGTGATTCAATGACCTATGACATTCTGCGATATGACGATCAAGGGCAGCTTAAGGAGACAAATCATCTCGATTTACATCTTCATCCAATACGTTTCGGAGTGTTTCCGAATGGCGATTTTTTGGTGTTGGGCATTGACGATGTGAATTTGACTCCTCAAGCTGCGATACTCCACTCCGATGGATCACTTCGCGCCTACGTAGATCTCTGGAATGAGATCCCGTCTAACGATGCGCTAGCGGCTACAGTATCTAAGGGGTTCGGCCAGGGGTCGGAGTTGATGAAATTGTCGATTGGTCTAGGTTCCTATAGGATCGAGCACACTCCGACAGGCTTGGCCTTATTTAGATACGGTATCTCCAACAAGATCATTTTGGTCACCTCAAGCGGGGCGATAAGTACAGTTACACCACAGATCCCAAAGGGTTATACCGTGGATTCCTTGGTCGAATCAGATAAAAGATGGTTGCTGCGCGTGGATGGTCCGGACTCTGGCTCCGATGCCAAATTCCAGATATTTGAGTTTCGCAGTGATGATGGAACGTTAGTTGGCGCAATGAATACTGCGCCCGCACCGAGTTCTGGATTCGCCTGCGAAAGAGATGGAGAGTTTCGTCTGATGCACTGGGTTGATAAAAAACCTTATCTGGAGACTGCGAAGCCGCAGTGACACGGCATGCCAGTCGGTAACCGTTGATTGATCTTTGCGAGGTCTGAGGTCTACTAGAGTTCCATGGCGAACTGGTGGGAGGGTTCGTAGGTGTTCGCTTTGGGTTCGGTGGAGAGGTCGAGGATCAGGCGCTCGAGCACCAGCAGTTTGTTGGCGGGGCTGCTGCGGAGTTCGAGGTCGGCGCGGGCTACCAGGCGGATGGCGCGGGTGAGGTCGCGGCGGGATTTGTAGCGGCGAGCTTGCTTGATGAGGTCTTCGGCGGCGAAGGGCGGCATGCGGAAGCCTTGCCATAGCGCCTGCCAGATGGCTCGGCTGTCGCGCACGTTTTTCTCGGAGATGATGAGCATCTGGCGGAAGGTACGGGCGAGCATGTAGAGGTGGCCGATGGCGGCGTCTTCTCCGCCGTCGGACGCGTTGAGCAGGCCGTGGAGCAGGAGCAGGGCGCGGGGGCGGTCCTTGGCGGAGATGGCGTCGGTCAGCTCGTAGAGGCTGCGTTGTTTTGCGGCGAGGACCATGGTTTCTACATCGCCGAGGGTGACGCGGTTTTTTCCTTCTACATAGAGGAGGAGTTTTTCGAACTCGCTGGCGATGAGCATCATGTCGGCGCCGAGGGCGTCGACCAGCTCGCGGGAGGCGTCGGGGTCGAACTTGACGGAGCGGGATTCGGCGGTGGCGATGACCCACTTGATAGCGTCGGTGTCTTCGACGCGGGCCAGCTCGACGAGGCCGCACCAGTCGCCGAGGGTCTCGCGAATCTTTTCGTAGCGCTCCTTGTCCTGGTAGTCCATCTTGCGCAGGTCGGTGGGGATGCGGAGATGGTCGGCTACGAAGAGGATGAGGGCCGAGGGGTTGGGTGAGCGGAAGTACGCGTCGATGGCGGCGAACTCTTCTTTTTTGCTGCCGCGTCCGTAGAGGGCTTTGAGGCCGCGGACGAAGAGGACCTGGAAGGGCGCCATGAGCGACGGAGTCTGGGCGCGGTCGAGGATCTCGAAGATGCTGGTTTCGGCGAGATCGAGGTCGTGGAGGCAG is a window of Edaphobacter dinghuensis DNA encoding:
- the holA gene encoding DNA polymerase III subunit delta; translation: MPTSLRSFASTDRFIEEIASPSLRPGYVLIGDEIFLYDRCRKAVLSTLAPPETRDFCLHDLDLAETSIFEILDRAQTPSLMAPFQVLFVRGLKALYGRGSKKEEFAAIDAYFRSPNPSALILFVADHLRIPTDLRKMDYQDKERYEKIRETLGDWCGLVELARVEDTDAIKWVIATAESRSVKFDPDASRELVDALGADMMLIASEFEKLLLYVEGKNRVTLGDVETMVLAAKQRSLYELTDAISAKDRPRALLLLHGLLNASDGGEDAAIGHLYMLARTFRQMLIISEKNVRDSRAIWQALWQGFRMPPFAAEDLIKQARRYKSRRDLTRAIRLVARADLELRSSPANKLLVLERLILDLSTEPKANTYEPSHQFAMEL